In a single window of the Motilibacter peucedani genome:
- the miaA gene encoding tRNA (adenosine(37)-N6)-dimethylallyltransferase MiaA, which translates to MARWGAPRVTVVAVVGPTASGKTALGVELALRLGGEVVNADSMQLYRGMDIGTAKATPEERRGVPHHVLDVWDVTEPADVKRYQELARAAIADVAARGRVPVLVGGSGLYVRAVLDRFEFPATDADLRAHFEMRLAAEGSGALHAELASRDPVAAAAIEPSNARRVVRALEVVELEGSFAAVLPATIDYVRPTVTLGLRPSRVELDERVERRVERMWAAGFVDEVRSLAERSGLRDGVTARRALGYAQLLRALDGEIGLEQARAETVQATRRFVRRQESWFRRDQRITWLDPGRADVLEQSLAVVSAAG; encoded by the coding sequence CTGGCACGGTGGGGAGCCCCGCGCGTGACCGTCGTCGCCGTCGTCGGGCCGACCGCCTCGGGCAAGACCGCCCTGGGCGTCGAGCTCGCGCTGCGCCTCGGCGGAGAGGTCGTGAACGCCGACTCCATGCAGCTCTACCGCGGCATGGACATCGGCACGGCGAAGGCGACGCCCGAGGAGCGGCGCGGCGTCCCCCACCACGTGCTCGACGTGTGGGACGTGACCGAGCCGGCCGACGTCAAGCGCTACCAGGAGCTCGCCCGGGCGGCGATCGCCGACGTGGCGGCCCGCGGCCGCGTCCCCGTCCTGGTCGGCGGGTCGGGGCTCTACGTGCGCGCCGTCCTCGACCGGTTCGAGTTCCCGGCGACCGACGCCGACCTGCGCGCGCACTTCGAGATGCGCCTCGCCGCGGAGGGGTCCGGGGCGCTGCACGCCGAGCTCGCGTCGCGCGACCCGGTGGCCGCCGCCGCGATCGAGCCGTCCAACGCCCGCCGCGTCGTCCGCGCGCTGGAGGTGGTCGAGCTCGAGGGCTCGTTCGCCGCGGTGCTGCCGGCCACCATCGACTACGTCCGTCCCACCGTGACGCTCGGCCTGCGCCCCTCGAGGGTCGAGCTCGACGAGCGCGTCGAGCGACGGGTCGAGCGCATGTGGGCCGCCGGCTTCGTCGACGAGGTGCGCTCGCTGGCCGAGCGCTCCGGGCTGCGCGACGGCGTGACGGCGCGCCGGGCCCTCGGCTACGCCCAGCTGCTCCGCGCCCTCGACGGCGAGATCGGGCTCGAGCAGGCGCGGGCCGAGACCGTGCAGGCCACGCGGCGCTTCGTGCGGCGGCAGGAGTCGTGGTTCCGGCGCGACCAGCGCATCACGTGGCTCGACCCCGGCCGGGCAGACGTCCTGGAGCAGTCGCTGGCGGTGGTCTCGGCCGCGGGGTGA
- the dapF gene encoding diaminopimelate epimerase — MRVVKGHGTRNDFVLVPDRDGSLEIAPELVVALCDRRAGVGADGLVRVVPTDLAPEVADQAGEAEWFMDYRNADGSVAEMCGNGVRVFARFLAQHGWVDPSRPLSVATRGGVRSVRFEPDGRVTVSMGSAELLPDPVQVSTPTGSWSGTGLHLPNPHAVVLVDDPQDAGELAQPPVVTPAESFPHGVNVEFVAVRGPAHVAMRVHERGVGETASCGTGVAAAAVVAARAAGPGAPDRWTVDVPGGRLSVLLRADGEVELTGPAVLVAELDVDVVALGR; from the coding sequence ATGCGCGTCGTCAAGGGCCATGGCACCAGGAACGACTTCGTGCTGGTCCCTGACCGGGACGGGTCCCTCGAGATCGCCCCGGAGCTGGTCGTCGCGCTGTGCGACCGTCGTGCCGGCGTCGGCGCCGACGGCCTGGTCCGCGTCGTCCCCACCGACCTGGCGCCCGAGGTGGCAGACCAGGCGGGCGAGGCCGAGTGGTTCATGGACTACCGCAACGCCGACGGCAGTGTCGCCGAGATGTGCGGCAACGGCGTACGCGTCTTCGCCCGCTTCCTCGCCCAGCACGGGTGGGTCGACCCCAGCCGCCCGCTGTCGGTGGCGACGCGGGGCGGGGTGCGCAGCGTACGGTTCGAGCCCGACGGCCGGGTCACCGTCAGCATGGGCAGCGCCGAGCTCCTGCCCGACCCGGTGCAGGTGTCGACGCCGACCGGCTCGTGGTCGGGGACGGGCCTGCACCTGCCCAACCCGCACGCCGTCGTCCTCGTCGACGACCCGCAGGACGCCGGTGAGCTGGCGCAGCCGCCGGTCGTGACGCCCGCCGAGAGCTTCCCGCACGGGGTCAACGTCGAGTTCGTCGCCGTTCGCGGGCCGGCGCACGTCGCCATGCGGGTGCACGAGCGCGGGGTCGGTGAGACGGCGTCGTGCGGTACGGGTGTGGCCGCCGCCGCGGTCGTCGCCGCCCGCGCCGCGGGGCCGGGAGCGCCCGACCGCTGGACGGTCGACGTGCCCGGCGGCCGGCTCTCGGTCCTGCTGCGGGCCGACGGCGAGGTGGAGCTGACCGGTCCGGCGGTGCTGGTCGCCGAGCTGGACGTGGACGTGGTGGCGCTCGGGCGCTGA
- a CDS encoding gamma-glutamyltransferase, with protein MQRRRVSPLMGLLGAAFLALLVVPPPLGASVSGPGREPSAVGYGGGVVSTDDEATRTAQAVLADGGGSVDAALAAAAVLAVRSPAAGGLGGGSAVLHVDGADGSIRMVDGCSPAGAYAAWALAARTWGSLPLETLLADARTLAHGALGRTVRDLQAGRPTALAAAEPARPVVRTLTARAEGAFRVAGGVVGTRGHVAADAYVSVLVADRRGDVTAVVSSMGRRGGSGEALGGSGLVLGSALPGACGDALPSVVLRSAAAPQPASVELAVAATTGRKPVPGGVDALAGQREVLRDRVLRGAPLDAVLRAQPAAVLAVELDPDGQVHAAADGRRGGSAAVVHGSGTP; from the coding sequence GTGCAACGACGCCGGGTCTCTCCGCTCATGGGGCTGCTCGGCGCTGCGTTCCTCGCCCTGCTGGTCGTCCCGCCGCCGCTGGGCGCGTCGGTGTCGGGCCCGGGCCGCGAGCCCTCGGCGGTCGGTTACGGCGGAGGCGTCGTGTCGACCGACGACGAGGCCACGCGCACGGCCCAGGCCGTGCTCGCCGACGGCGGAGGCTCGGTCGACGCCGCCCTCGCGGCCGCGGCCGTCCTCGCGGTGCGCTCGCCCGCGGCCGGCGGACTGGGGGGCGGGTCTGCCGTGCTGCACGTCGACGGGGCGGACGGCAGCATCCGCATGGTCGACGGGTGCTCGCCCGCCGGCGCCTACGCGGCCTGGGCGCTCGCGGCGCGCACGTGGGGGTCCCTGCCGCTCGAGACGCTGCTCGCCGACGCGCGCACCCTGGCTCACGGCGCGCTCGGCCGCACCGTGCGCGACCTCCAGGCCGGTCGACCCACGGCCCTCGCGGCGGCGGAGCCGGCGCGGCCGGTCGTGCGCACGCTGACCGCGCGAGCGGAGGGAGCGTTCCGCGTCGCCGGCGGCGTGGTCGGGACCCGCGGGCACGTGGCGGCCGACGCGTACGTCTCGGTGCTCGTCGCCGACCGTCGCGGCGACGTCACCGCCGTCGTCAGCTCGATGGGTCGGCGGGGGGGCAGCGGCGAGGCGCTCGGCGGCAGCGGGCTCGTGCTCGGCTCGGCGCTGCCCGGCGCGTGCGGCGACGCGCTCCCGAGCGTCGTCCTGCGCTCGGCGGCTGCACCGCAGCCGGCGAGCGTCGAGCTCGCCGTCGCGGCCACCACGGGTCGCAAGCCGGTGCCGGGAGGCGTCGACGCGCTCGCCGGGCAGCGTGAGGTGCTGCGCGACCGCGTCCTGCGCGGTGCTCCCCTGGACGCGGTACTGCGCGCCCAGCCGGCTGCCGTGCTCGCGGTGGAGCTCGACCCCGACGGCCAGGTGCACGCGGCTGCCGACGGCCGGCGCGGCGGCAGCGCCGCGGTGGTGCACGGCTCGGGGACGCCCTGA
- a CDS encoding SDR family NAD(P)-dependent oxidoreductase, whose amino-acid sequence MTTSVEGQTAVVVGAGSGIGRATALLLAERGAHVVCVDRLEQVADTVAQARDAGGSASALIADVTEPATVVDAFARAAAERGQLHAVVNTAGITGPQGRRSHEVDVAELDRTYAVNLRGAYVVSQEAVRHMLPHGYGRIAHVASIAGKEGNPGMIGYSTTKAGLIGMVKAQGKEYALDGITVNALAPAVIQTPFLDDQPAETLAYMAAKIPMGRFGTMQEAAELLAWMASPACSFTTGFTFDLSGGRATY is encoded by the coding sequence GTGACCACCAGCGTCGAGGGGCAGACCGCTGTCGTGGTCGGCGCCGGGTCGGGCATCGGTCGGGCCACCGCGCTGCTGCTCGCCGAGCGCGGCGCCCACGTCGTGTGCGTCGACCGGCTGGAGCAGGTCGCGGACACCGTGGCCCAGGCCCGCGACGCGGGCGGCTCGGCCAGCGCCCTCATCGCCGACGTCACCGAGCCGGCGACGGTCGTCGACGCCTTCGCCCGAGCCGCCGCCGAGCGGGGCCAGCTGCACGCCGTCGTCAACACCGCCGGCATCACCGGGCCGCAGGGGCGGCGCAGCCACGAGGTCGACGTCGCCGAGCTCGACCGCACCTACGCGGTGAACCTGCGCGGCGCGTACGTCGTGTCGCAGGAGGCGGTCCGGCACATGCTGCCGCACGGCTACGGCCGCATCGCCCACGTCGCCTCGATCGCGGGCAAGGAGGGCAATCCCGGCATGATCGGCTACTCCACGACCAAGGCGGGGCTCATCGGGATGGTGAAGGCGCAGGGCAAGGAGTACGCGCTGGACGGGATCACGGTCAACGCGCTGGCTCCCGCCGTCATCCAGACGCCGTTCCTGGACGACCAGCCGGCCGAGACGCTCGCCTACATGGCGGCCAAGATCCCGATGGGCCGCTTCGGGACGATGCAGGAGGCAGCAGAGCTGCTGGCCTGGATGGCGTCACCGGCGTGCAGCTTCACCACGGGGTTCACGTTCGACCTGTCCGGCGGCCGGGCGACCTACTGA
- a CDS encoding cold-shock protein: protein MAQGTVKWFRDDKGYGFIEQDGGPDLFVHFRAIQGNGFKTLAEGQRVEFDVEQGQKGPQAVNVTVV, encoded by the coding sequence ATGGCTCAGGGTACTGTCAAGTGGTTCCGTGACGACAAGGGTTACGGCTTTATCGAGCAGGACGGCGGCCCCGACCTGTTCGTGCACTTCCGTGCGATCCAGGGCAACGGGTTCAAGACCCTCGCCGAGGGTCAGCGCGTGGAGTTCGACGTCGAGCAGGGCCAGAAGGGCCCGCAGGCGGTCAACGTCACCGTCGTCTGA
- a CDS encoding class III extradiol ring-cleavage dioxygenase family protein, with product MPEVAAGAAQELDELRRACDRAVAEVLDAGVSRVAVVATGLSTGERSADDRADLAPYGLPLLLGRGAGPARLPLGLALGGWLLDRAGWAGPRTLWSVTSGATVDDCVRCAADLAPDADERLGVVCVGDGSARREDRSPRWPDPRAVPLDDAVEQALAAGDTAALLALDPEVCAELSVDGRAPWQVLGAMAARDGAGPPRGEVLLATAPYGVGYVVALWHGGEPRA from the coding sequence GTGCCGGAGGTCGCTGCCGGCGCCGCGCAGGAGCTCGACGAGCTGCGCCGCGCGTGCGACCGCGCCGTCGCCGAGGTCCTCGACGCCGGCGTCAGCCGGGTCGCCGTCGTCGCCACCGGGCTCTCGACGGGGGAGCGGTCGGCCGACGACCGCGCCGACCTCGCCCCCTACGGCCTCCCGCTGCTGCTCGGACGCGGCGCGGGCCCGGCGCGGCTGCCGCTCGGCCTCGCGCTCGGGGGCTGGCTGCTCGACCGGGCCGGCTGGGCCGGTCCGCGCACCCTGTGGTCGGTGACGAGCGGCGCGACGGTCGACGACTGCGTACGCTGCGCCGCCGACCTCGCTCCCGACGCCGACGAGCGGCTGGGGGTCGTGTGCGTCGGTGACGGCAGCGCCCGGCGCGAGGACCGCTCGCCGCGCTGGCCGGACCCGCGGGCCGTCCCGTTGGACGACGCCGTCGAGCAGGCGCTCGCTGCCGGCGACACGGCGGCGCTGCTCGCGCTCGACCCCGAGGTCTGCGCGGAGCTCTCCGTCGACGGCCGGGCGCCCTGGCAGGTGCTCGGGGCGATGGCGGCACGTGACGGCGCCGGCCCGCCGCGCGGCGAGGTGCTGCTCGCGACGGCGCCCTACGGCGTCGGCTACGTCGTCGCGCTCTGGCACGGTGGGGAGCCCCGCGCGTGA
- the hflX gene encoding GTPase HflX: MTNPAVASEADIDTRYAAALDEDAAPGAPYETDDQLDGYDGDQLDLSDRQALRRVVGLSTELEDVTEVEYRQLRLERVVLVGVWTEGTVQDAETSMAELAALAETAGSEVLDALMQRRDKPDAATFIGSGKANELREVVIATGADTVVVDGELTPGQLIALEKAVKVKVIDRTALILDIFAQHAKSREGKAQVSLAQMQYMLPRLRGWGESMSRQAGGRVAGGGGIGTRGPGETKIETDRRRIRGAMAKLRREIKEMGTARDTQRSQRRYKGVPAVAIAGYTNAGKSSLLNRLTGAGVLVENALFATLDPTVRKAEASDGRPYTIADTVGFVRHLPHQLVEAFRSTLEEVKDADLVLHVVDGSHPHPELQLSTVRQVLCEVGAKDVREIVVVNKADAADPAVLDRLVRNEPSAVVVSARTGEGLDELRSALEAALPHPDVEVEVVVPYDRGGLVARVHSAGEVLVEEHLGEGTRLVARVGAALAHELNAYAVVPTA; encoded by the coding sequence ATGACGAACCCAGCAGTGGCCTCCGAGGCCGACATCGACACCCGCTACGCCGCAGCCCTCGACGAGGACGCCGCCCCGGGTGCTCCCTACGAGACCGACGACCAGCTCGACGGCTACGACGGCGACCAGCTGGACCTCTCCGACCGCCAGGCCCTGCGCCGAGTCGTCGGGCTCAGCACCGAGCTCGAGGACGTCACCGAGGTCGAGTACCGCCAGCTCCGCCTGGAGCGGGTCGTGCTCGTCGGCGTGTGGACCGAGGGCACGGTGCAGGACGCCGAGACCAGCATGGCCGAGCTGGCCGCGCTGGCCGAGACGGCCGGCTCCGAGGTGCTCGACGCGCTGATGCAGCGCCGCGACAAGCCGGACGCCGCCACGTTCATCGGCTCGGGCAAGGCCAACGAGCTGCGCGAGGTGGTCATCGCGACCGGAGCCGACACCGTCGTGGTCGACGGCGAGCTGACCCCCGGCCAGCTCATCGCGCTCGAGAAGGCGGTCAAGGTCAAGGTCATCGACCGCACCGCCCTGATCCTCGACATCTTCGCCCAGCACGCGAAGAGCCGTGAGGGCAAGGCGCAGGTCTCGCTGGCGCAGATGCAGTACATGCTGCCGCGGCTGCGAGGCTGGGGCGAGTCGATGTCGCGCCAGGCCGGTGGCCGCGTCGCCGGCGGTGGCGGCATCGGCACCCGTGGTCCCGGTGAGACCAAGATCGAGACCGACCGCCGGCGCATCCGCGGCGCCATGGCCAAGCTGCGCCGCGAGATCAAGGAGATGGGCACCGCCCGCGACACGCAGCGCTCGCAGCGCCGCTACAAGGGCGTGCCCGCCGTCGCGATCGCCGGCTACACCAACGCCGGCAAGTCGAGCCTGCTCAACCGGCTCACGGGCGCCGGGGTCCTGGTGGAGAACGCGCTGTTCGCCACGCTCGACCCGACCGTCCGCAAGGCCGAGGCGAGCGACGGGCGGCCCTACACGATCGCCGACACCGTCGGGTTCGTGCGCCACCTGCCCCACCAGCTGGTCGAGGCGTTCCGCTCGACGCTCGAGGAGGTCAAGGACGCCGACCTCGTGCTCCACGTGGTCGACGGCTCGCACCCCCACCCCGAGCTGCAGCTGAGCACGGTCCGCCAGGTGCTCTGCGAGGTCGGCGCCAAGGACGTCCGCGAGATCGTCGTGGTCAACAAGGCCGACGCGGCCGACCCGGCCGTGCTCGACCGCCTGGTCCGCAACGAGCCGAGCGCGGTCGTCGTCTCGGCCCGCACCGGCGAGGGGCTCGACGAGCTGCGCTCGGCCCTCGAGGCCGCGCTGCCGCACCCCGACGTCGAGGTCGAGGTCGTCGTGCCCTACGACCGGGGCGGCCTCGTCGCCCGCGTCCACTCGGCCGGCGAGGTGCTGGTGGAGGAGCACCTCGGTGAAGGCACCCGGCTCGTCGCCCGGGTCGGCGCTGCGCTGGCCCACGAGCTCAACGCCTACGCGGTCGTGCCGACGGCCTGA
- the ligD gene encoding non-homologous end-joining DNA ligase yields MTPERIRPMLASPGRLPSPADDAQWGYEMKWDGVRAIVYAGAGRLSVLSRNDLEVSGAYPELAGLASLPDQVVLDGEIVGFDAAGTVSFAALQQRMHVRGAAAVRAAAAKVPVSLLVFDLLVRGGESLLDLPYAERRRRLEDLELRSGHWDVPPALDGLTGEQALEISRAQELEGVMAKRLSSVYEPGRRSADWVKVKNFATQEVVIGGWKAGSGRRTGMIGSLLLGVHDADGRLLYVGNVGTGFTGAVLDQLLSVLRPLVVARPAFGEQLPTAAVRDVTWVRPELVGEVEFGNWTPDHRLRHPSWRGLRPDKAPAQVRVEAQG; encoded by the coding sequence ATGACGCCTGAGCGCATCCGGCCGATGCTCGCCTCGCCGGGACGGCTGCCGAGCCCCGCTGACGACGCGCAGTGGGGCTACGAGATGAAGTGGGACGGCGTACGCGCCATCGTCTACGCCGGTGCCGGCCGCCTCTCGGTGCTCTCGCGCAACGACCTCGAGGTCTCGGGCGCCTACCCGGAGCTCGCCGGCCTCGCGTCGCTGCCCGATCAGGTCGTCCTCGACGGCGAGATCGTGGGCTTCGACGCGGCGGGCACGGTGTCCTTCGCCGCGCTGCAGCAGCGGATGCACGTACGCGGTGCCGCCGCCGTCCGCGCCGCGGCGGCCAAGGTGCCGGTGTCGCTGCTCGTCTTCGACCTGCTCGTACGCGGTGGCGAGTCGCTGCTCGACCTGCCCTACGCCGAGCGCCGCCGGCGCCTCGAGGACCTCGAGCTGCGCAGCGGCCACTGGGACGTGCCGCCGGCGCTCGACGGGCTCACGGGGGAGCAGGCGCTCGAGATCTCGCGGGCGCAGGAGCTCGAGGGCGTGATGGCCAAGCGGCTGAGCTCGGTCTACGAGCCGGGGCGGCGGTCGGCGGACTGGGTCAAGGTCAAGAACTTCGCCACCCAGGAGGTCGTCATCGGCGGGTGGAAAGCTGGGTCCGGGCGTCGCACGGGCATGATCGGCTCGCTGCTGCTGGGCGTGCACGACGCCGACGGCCGCCTGCTCTACGTCGGCAACGTGGGCACCGGGTTCACCGGAGCCGTGCTCGACCAGCTTCTCTCGGTGCTGCGACCCCTCGTGGTGGCGCGGCCAGCCTTCGGCGAGCAGCTGCCGACCGCCGCGGTGCGCGACGTCACGTGGGTGCGGCCCGAGCTCGTCGGCGAGGTCGAGTTCGGCAACTGGACGCCGGACCATCGGCTGCGCCACCCGTCGTGGCGAGGGCTGCGGCCGGACAAGGCGCCCGCGCAGGTACGCGTCGAGGCGCAGGGCTGA
- a CDS encoding ATP-dependent DNA helicase — translation MAEASSTRPAAGVRETLAAAVAALGGAERPGQVRMAEAVADAMETGEHLLVQAGTGTGKSLAYLVPSLLHASAGEGPVVVATATIALQAQIVDRDLPRLVDAVAPVLGRTPSYAILKGRSNYACKARIAGAVPDDDPQALFSAPSTPLGREVTRAREWAEQTDSGDRDELVPSVSPRAWRQISVSARECVGAQKCSFGEECFAERARGRAAQADVVVTNHALLAIDAMESFEVLPQHDVCVIDEAHELVDRVTGVATDELTAGMVERAAQRAGRLVDDGVDDLMDAARELGDALDACPPGRFGASLPEQLADALVLVRDAARSCSSGLAKAKDADDGARRMARALVDTAFEVSERVLGGSAHDVCWVTVTERGPMPGRSLHVAPLSVAGLLRERLFAEKTVICTSATLELGGSFDLVARGLGLGARSTDGEQVPGTSWSGLDVGTPFDAARQGILYTAAHLPPPGRDAMPPEVLAELGDLVRAAGGRTLGLFSSMRAAREAAEVLREQLDLPILLQGDESTPELVRMFAGDAATCLFGTMSLWQGVDVPGSALQLVVIDRIPFPRPDDPLMAARKDAAGPAGFRTVYAAHAALRLAQGAGRLLRRVDDRGVVAVLDPRLATAAYSPFLRASLPPFWTTRSKDAALAALRRIDEAAPPPLPVRLPPPRAGAASAAAPA, via the coding sequence GTGGCTGAGGCATCGTCGACGCGTCCTGCCGCCGGGGTCCGCGAGACCCTCGCGGCGGCCGTCGCTGCGCTCGGCGGGGCCGAGCGCCCGGGCCAGGTCCGCATGGCCGAGGCGGTCGCCGACGCGATGGAGACCGGCGAGCACCTGCTCGTGCAGGCAGGCACCGGCACCGGCAAGTCCCTGGCCTACCTCGTCCCTTCGCTCCTGCACGCCTCGGCGGGGGAGGGCCCGGTCGTCGTGGCCACGGCCACGATCGCGCTGCAAGCGCAGATCGTCGACCGCGACCTGCCCCGCCTGGTCGACGCGGTCGCGCCGGTGCTGGGCCGCACCCCGAGCTACGCCATCCTCAAGGGCCGCAGCAACTACGCGTGCAAGGCCAGGATCGCGGGCGCGGTGCCCGACGACGACCCGCAGGCGCTGTTCTCCGCTCCGTCGACACCGCTGGGGCGCGAGGTCACCCGGGCGCGGGAGTGGGCCGAGCAGACCGACAGCGGCGACCGCGACGAGCTGGTGCCCTCGGTGTCGCCGCGCGCCTGGCGACAGATCAGCGTGTCGGCCCGCGAGTGCGTCGGCGCCCAGAAGTGCTCCTTCGGAGAGGAGTGCTTCGCCGAGCGGGCGCGGGGGCGTGCCGCCCAGGCAGACGTCGTCGTCACCAACCACGCCCTGCTCGCCATCGACGCGATGGAGAGCTTCGAGGTGCTTCCCCAGCACGACGTGTGCGTGATCGACGAGGCCCACGAGCTGGTCGACCGCGTCACCGGAGTGGCGACCGACGAGCTCACCGCAGGCATGGTCGAGCGCGCGGCACAGCGTGCGGGCCGGCTGGTCGACGACGGCGTGGACGACCTGATGGACGCCGCGCGCGAGCTCGGTGACGCGCTCGACGCGTGCCCGCCCGGGCGCTTCGGGGCCTCGCTGCCCGAGCAGCTGGCCGACGCCCTGGTGCTGGTGCGCGACGCGGCGCGCAGCTGCTCCTCGGGGCTGGCCAAGGCGAAGGACGCCGACGACGGCGCGCGCCGCATGGCCCGGGCGCTGGTCGACACGGCGTTCGAGGTGTCCGAGCGGGTGCTCGGCGGCAGCGCGCACGACGTCTGCTGGGTGACGGTGACCGAGCGGGGGCCCATGCCCGGGCGCAGCCTGCACGTCGCCCCTCTGTCGGTCGCCGGGCTGCTGCGCGAGCGGCTATTCGCCGAGAAGACCGTCATCTGCACGTCCGCGACGCTCGAGCTCGGCGGCTCGTTCGACCTCGTGGCCCGCGGCCTGGGGCTCGGTGCCCGGAGCACCGATGGCGAGCAGGTGCCCGGTACGTCGTGGTCGGGCCTCGACGTCGGCACCCCCTTCGACGCGGCGCGCCAGGGGATCCTCTACACCGCTGCGCACCTGCCGCCGCCTGGGCGCGACGCCATGCCGCCCGAGGTGCTCGCCGAGCTCGGCGACCTCGTGCGGGCCGCGGGAGGGCGCACGCTCGGGCTCTTCTCCTCGATGCGCGCCGCGCGGGAGGCCGCCGAGGTGCTGCGCGAGCAGCTCGACCTGCCGATCCTGCTCCAGGGCGACGAGTCGACCCCCGAGCTGGTGCGGATGTTCGCGGGTGACGCGGCGACCTGCCTGTTCGGGACGATGTCGCTCTGGCAGGGCGTCGACGTGCCGGGCTCTGCCCTGCAGCTCGTGGTCATCGACCGCATACCCTTCCCGCGGCCCGACGACCCGCTGATGGCGGCCCGCAAGGACGCGGCCGGCCCGGCGGGCTTCCGCACGGTCTACGCGGCGCACGCGGCGCTGCGCCTGGCGCAGGGCGCGGGACGCCTGCTGCGGCGCGTCGACGACCGCGGCGTCGTGGCGGTGCTCGACCCGCGGTTGGCCACCGCTGCGTACTCCCCGTTCCTGCGGGCGTCGCTGCCTCCGTTCTGGACGACGCGCAGCAAGGACGCCGCGCTGGCAGCGCTGCGTCGCATCGACGAGGCCGCCCCGCCGCCGCTGCCCGTACGCCTCCCGCCGCCGCGTGCGGGAGCCGCCTCAGCAGCCGCTCCGGCATGA
- a CDS encoding DUF6318 family protein, which translates to MVLALVGGLSGCGGGSTAGAGASTGPATAVASAPVAPSATPTPTPTVAPAGEKNTVASAERAVRHYIAVVNNAYKTGDIDEVRALSASSCKTCARYISSIRAIYAAEETVLRGTTTIKKVIASGETAPGVRQVVVDYSASGLVLRKPDGSVKIVEPASQGDVNRYDLIFRDGAWQVLRVVILK; encoded by the coding sequence ATGGTCCTCGCGCTCGTGGGTGGGCTGAGCGGCTGTGGAGGGGGCAGTACGGCTGGAGCCGGTGCGTCAACCGGTCCGGCTACTGCGGTGGCGTCAGCTCCGGTCGCGCCTAGTGCTACGCCGACGCCGACTCCGACGGTTGCGCCCGCGGGCGAGAAGAACACTGTGGCTTCTGCTGAGCGCGCCGTTCGTCACTACATCGCGGTCGTGAACAATGCGTACAAGACGGGCGACATCGACGAAGTCCGCGCATTAAGCGCCTCTTCTTGCAAGACGTGCGCTCGCTACATCAGCAGCATCCGCGCGATCTACGCCGCAGAGGAGACTGTGCTGCGCGGAACCACCACGATCAAAAAGGTCATTGCCAGTGGTGAGACGGCGCCGGGTGTCCGGCAGGTCGTTGTCGACTACTCGGCGAGCGGGCTCGTACTGCGGAAGCCCGATGGCAGTGTCAAGATTGTGGAGCCTGCGTCGCAGGGGGACGTCAACCGATACGACCTCATCTTTCGCGACGGTGCCTGGCAAGTATTGCGCGTGGTGATCCTCAAGTGA
- a CDS encoding PKD domain-containing protein: MPRYYNRVAFTQACGGNTPGGTDAGCANSTGSCTAPQLMMYRWLQQVDRLNPALENPWIIGGEECRTPGDKPRASLTDIYSAFRRLPVARGVLHAQPAGRTLVGLDTVFYTEAVPRSFPDVDLVVERIDFVATPVQFVWHFGDGTSSTSSDPGAAYPHQTVTHAYRAAGVTHEPSVTVVWAGKFKRQDESTWHEVPDRVEAAGTPVSLAVASARSVLVEDPD, from the coding sequence ATGCCGCGCTACTACAACCGCGTTGCATTCACGCAGGCGTGCGGCGGCAACACGCCGGGCGGCACGGACGCCGGATGCGCCAACTCGACCGGCTCCTGCACCGCCCCGCAGCTGATGATGTACCGCTGGCTGCAGCAGGTGGACCGCCTGAACCCGGCGCTCGAGAACCCCTGGATCATCGGCGGCGAGGAGTGCAGGACACCAGGAGACAAACCTCGGGCGAGCCTGACCGACATCTACTCCGCCTTCCGCCGCCTGCCCGTCGCACGAGGTGTGCTGCACGCGCAGCCAGCGGGTCGCACGCTCGTCGGCCTGGACACCGTCTTCTACACCGAGGCCGTGCCGCGCAGCTTCCCGGACGTCGACCTCGTCGTCGAGCGCATCGACTTCGTCGCGACGCCGGTGCAGTTCGTGTGGCACTTCGGCGACGGCACGAGCAGCACCAGCTCGGACCCGGGCGCCGCGTACCCGCACCAGACCGTCACCCACGCCTACCGCGCCGCCGGCGTGACCCACGAGCCCTCGGTGACCGTGGTGTGGGCGGGCAAGTTCAAGCGGCAGGACGAGAGCACGTGGCACGAGGTGCCCGACCGCGTGGAGGCGGCAGGTACACCGGTGTCACTCGCGGTCGCGTCAGCGCGTAGCGTCCTGGTGGAGGACCCGGACTGA